Proteins encoded within one genomic window of Neodiprion fabricii isolate iyNeoFabr1 chromosome 6, iyNeoFabr1.1, whole genome shotgun sequence:
- the LOC124184861 gene encoding uncharacterized protein C19orf47 homolog isoform X2: protein MLPELDKPSLKEMGITLMGDMIAILRYAKKVVEETTCEKFLVDSEGSIVSKITAKPVLKKPAIKMVTRSATPGKVKTEPENTTKVMKNTANAATTSSDMAKKKPVAAKVVSRVIERPKSQVSLKRKLDSCSDDYESEASDEDWDNNNPKKIAPEDEVGYKVIMPKGTTLRSRKILKKVLEQKRTVFDRLGDSSVTSTTNLAETATPTFNVTGLGKEVFKRNSSVFNRLGDKDGKKEQLPYVGILKNGTSSTATPGILKNSSTRLGNTILTTTKVVKMASKPTGGTMRADQEKKQKIVLGKAKQLVRVNKKITINNPSPTTTKVIRKLATSSKLASQQASALPAKARLGVTKLSPVKQVTFNKTATVKRLVKPGVFSRLGV from the exons ATGTTGCCGGAACTTGATAAGCCGAGTCTGAAAGAGATGGGGATAACTTTGATGGGAGATATGATAGCGATCTTGCGATATGCAAAAAAAGTCGTCGAGGAGACtacgtgtgaaaaatttctggtaGATTCTGAAGGTTCGATAGTGTCAAAGATTACAGCTAAGCCTGTATTGAAAAAGCCAGCTATTAAAATGGTAACCAGAAGTGCCACACCTGGTAAAGTCAAAACAGAACCAGAAAACACTACAAAGGTAATGAAAAACACAGCCAATGCAGCAACGACCTCGTCAGATATGGCTAAAAAGAAACCTGTAGCTGCTAAAGTTGTATCGCGTGTTATTGAAAGGCCAAAATCCCAAGTATCTcttaaaagaaaattagatTCGTGTTCCGACGATTATGAGAGCGAAGCTAGCGACGAAGACTgggataataataatccaaaaaaaattgcacctGAAGATGAGGTTGGGTATAAAGTAATAATGCCTAAAGGCACAACACTGAGAAGTCgtaagatattgaaaaaagttttggaACAAAAAAGGACAGTGTTCGATCGCCTTGGCGATAGTTCGGTTACCAGTACGACAAACCTTGCAGAAACGGCAACACCTACCTTTAACGTTACAGGATTAGGAAAAGAAGTGTTCAAAAGAAATTCGAGTGTTTTTAACAGGCTGGGAGATAAAGACGGTAAAAAAGAGCAGCTACCTTACGTTGGAATTCTGAAGAATGGTACAAGCAGCACTGCGACACCTGGcatcttgaaaaattcttcaaccAGACTGGGAAATACAATCCTAACAACAACAAAGGTGGTCAAGATGGCCTCAAAGCCTACCGGTGGCACCATGCGAGCTGAccaagagaaaaaacaaaaaattgttctcgGCAAAGCAAAGCAGTTGGTACGAGTCAATAAGAAAATCACCATCAATAACCCCTCACCTACCACTACGAAAGTCATCCGAAAGCTCGCTACTTCAAGCAAACTGG CCTCGCAGCAAGCATCCGCTTTGCCTGCAAAAGCCCGCCTTGGTGTGACAAAATTGTCACCAGTAAAGCAAGTAACGTTTAACAAGACTGCAACCGTGAAAAGACTCGTGAAGCCAGGGGTCTTCAGCAGACTTGGAGTCTGA
- the LOC124184859 gene encoding ectonucleoside triphosphate diphosphohydrolase 5 isoform X3 has product MNRPNRTNIIMIIIIGIAVLVYIGISMGLKPVRMGSKALDRLAFSLNLQKPFYAVIIDAGSTGSRVLAFSFHESIINSNLILDDELFEQIKPGLSSFADNPAKGAESLEILINKAKTVIPKSEWQHTPLSMKATAGLRLLPKEKANKLLEECEKVFQNSGFLTSKNSVSIMDGTDEGIFSWFTVNFLLDRLTPQSHENTVAALDLGGGSTQVTFAPDSNHIKDQEKHIFSINAFNNNISIYTHSYLGMGLMAARKAILTYGQNLEIEENTPSAGSKVEIRSECINPIISTDWSYGGVNYVVKGPLNGTHKVVKTQNFGGVDEDRPVVRFAECLQIVRNYVGTIVNKPLGLENREIMAFSYYFDRATEVGLIDPFAGGVVTVGTFLKQATESCDYPNTDQPFICLDLTFIYVLLRDGFDLQPATKLQLYKKINSHELSWALGAAFNILQNGL; this is encoded by the exons ATGAACCGCCCAAATAGGACTAAcattataatgataattataattggaATAGCTGTTCTGGTTTATATAGGGATATCCATGGGATTAAAACCAGTTAGGATGGGCAGTAAAGCTTTAGATCGTTTAGCGTTTTCGCTTAATCTTCAGAAACCGTTTTACGCGGTGATTATCGATGCAGGTTCAACCGGAAGCCGTGTACTGGCTTTTAGTTTCCACGAATcgataataaattcaaatttaattctgGACGATGAATTATTTGAGCAGATAAAACCAGGGCTGAGTTCTTTTGCCGATAATCCAGCAAAAGGTGCTGAATCTCtggaaattttaataaacaaaGCCAAAACTGTTATACCAAAATCAGAATGGCAACATACTCCCCTAAGTATGAAAGCAACGGCTGGTTTAAGGCTATTACCAAAAGAAAAGGCCAACAAATTGCTCGAAGAATGTGAAAAggtgtttcaaaattcaggttttttaACTTCTAAAAACTCAGTATCCATAATGGACGGTACTGATGAAGGAATATTTTCCTGGTTCACAGTCAATTTTTTACTAGATCGTCTAACGCCACAAAGTCATGAAAACACAGTAGCAGCATTAGATTTGGGTGGTGGGTCCACACAAGTAACTTTTGCACCTGATAGTAATCATATTAAAGATCAAGAAAAGCATATATTTTCCATCAATGCCTTCAACAATAATATAAGCATTTATACTCATAGCTATTTAGGCATGGGGCTTATGGCAGCTAGGAAAGCAATTTTAACATATGGCCAGAATCTAGAAATAGAGGAAAACACCCCTTCTGCAGGATCTAAAGTAGAGATACGTTCGGAATGTATTAATCCTATAATATCCACTGACTGGAGTTACGGCGGAGTAAATTACGTAGTTAAAGGTCCACTCAATGGAACCCATAAAGTTGTAAAGACCCAAAACTTTGGTGGGGTCGACGAGGACAGACCAGTTGTCAGATTCGCGGAATGTTTGCAAATTGTCAGGAATTATGTTGGCACGATTGTCAACAAACCACTGGGATTAGAGAACCGAGAAATTATGGCATTCTCGTattactttgatcgagccacGGAAGTGGGACTCATTGACCCGTTTGCTGGCGGAGTTGTTACAGTTGGTACTTTCTTGAAACAAGCCACAGAAAGCTGCGACTATCCGAATACCGACCAACCATTCATATGCTTGGACTTGACATTCATTTATGTCTTACTTCGAGATGGCTTTGATTTACAACCAGCAACTAAATTACAA ttgtacaaaaaaattaattctcacGAATTGAGCTGGGCTCTCGGGGCAGCTTTCAACATTTTGCAGAATGGGCTCTGA
- the LOC124184859 gene encoding ectonucleoside triphosphate diphosphohydrolase 5 isoform X2, with protein MQYTLLEAQDGSSNNHYTAPRATKTMNRPNRTNIIMIIIIGIAVLVYIGISMGLKPVRMGSKALDRLAFSLNLQKPFYAVIIDAGSTGSRVLAFSFHESIINSNLILDDELFEQIKPGLSSFADNPAKGAESLEILINKAKTVIPKSEWQHTPLSMKATAGLRLLPKEKANKLLEECEKVFQNSGFLTSKNSVSIMDGTDEGIFSWFTVNFLLDRLTPQSHENTVAALDLGGGSTQVTFAPDSNHIKDQEKHIFSINAFNNNISIYTHSYLGMGLMAARKAILTYGQNLEIEENTPSAGSKVEIRSECINPIISTDWSYGGVNYVVKGPLNGTHKVVKTQNFGGVDEDRPVVRFAECLQIVRNYVGTIVNKPLGLENREIMAFSYYFDRATEVGLIDPFAGGVVTVGTFLKQATESCDYPNTDQPFICLDLTFIYVLLRDGFDLQPATKLQLYKKINSHELSWALGAAFNILQNGL; from the exons ATGCAATACACACTC TTGGAAGCACAAGATGGGAGCTCGAATAATCATTACACGGCACCGCGCGCGACGAAAACCATGAACCGCCCAAATAGGACTAAcattataatgataattataattggaATAGCTGTTCTGGTTTATATAGGGATATCCATGGGATTAAAACCAGTTAGGATGGGCAGTAAAGCTTTAGATCGTTTAGCGTTTTCGCTTAATCTTCAGAAACCGTTTTACGCGGTGATTATCGATGCAGGTTCAACCGGAAGCCGTGTACTGGCTTTTAGTTTCCACGAATcgataataaattcaaatttaattctgGACGATGAATTATTTGAGCAGATAAAACCAGGGCTGAGTTCTTTTGCCGATAATCCAGCAAAAGGTGCTGAATCTCtggaaattttaataaacaaaGCCAAAACTGTTATACCAAAATCAGAATGGCAACATACTCCCCTAAGTATGAAAGCAACGGCTGGTTTAAGGCTATTACCAAAAGAAAAGGCCAACAAATTGCTCGAAGAATGTGAAAAggtgtttcaaaattcaggttttttaACTTCTAAAAACTCAGTATCCATAATGGACGGTACTGATGAAGGAATATTTTCCTGGTTCACAGTCAATTTTTTACTAGATCGTCTAACGCCACAAAGTCATGAAAACACAGTAGCAGCATTAGATTTGGGTGGTGGGTCCACACAAGTAACTTTTGCACCTGATAGTAATCATATTAAAGATCAAGAAAAGCATATATTTTCCATCAATGCCTTCAACAATAATATAAGCATTTATACTCATAGCTATTTAGGCATGGGGCTTATGGCAGCTAGGAAAGCAATTTTAACATATGGCCAGAATCTAGAAATAGAGGAAAACACCCCTTCTGCAGGATCTAAAGTAGAGATACGTTCGGAATGTATTAATCCTATAATATCCACTGACTGGAGTTACGGCGGAGTAAATTACGTAGTTAAAGGTCCACTCAATGGAACCCATAAAGTTGTAAAGACCCAAAACTTTGGTGGGGTCGACGAGGACAGACCAGTTGTCAGATTCGCGGAATGTTTGCAAATTGTCAGGAATTATGTTGGCACGATTGTCAACAAACCACTGGGATTAGAGAACCGAGAAATTATGGCATTCTCGTattactttgatcgagccacGGAAGTGGGACTCATTGACCCGTTTGCTGGCGGAGTTGTTACAGTTGGTACTTTCTTGAAACAAGCCACAGAAAGCTGCGACTATCCGAATACCGACCAACCATTCATATGCTTGGACTTGACATTCATTTATGTCTTACTTCGAGATGGCTTTGATTTACAACCAGCAACTAAATTACAA ttgtacaaaaaaattaattctcacGAATTGAGCTGGGCTCTCGGGGCAGCTTTCAACATTTTGCAGAATGGGCTCTGA
- the LOC124184868 gene encoding mitochondrial 2-oxodicarboxylate carrier translates to MVQQSEGPGLLKQAAIQIGAGGSAGFVEVCIMHPMDLVKTRFQLQVKPTAADPTYYTGIVDCMKKMYVSEGFGAYWKGIIPPIIVETPKRAVKFFTFEQYKQFFLFGASSPTPLTFSCAGFFAGVTEGALVNPFEVIKVQLQSNRKKMKESPSTILVTKEIIRTKGLGLNGLYKGLSATVLRNAVFNSVYFGFYHSVKSYIPLNNDPWLEFFTKVGIGFTSGTLASCLNIPFDVAKSRIQGPQPQPDRVKYKGTFRTIAIVYREEGFRALYKGLLPKVVRLGPGGAIMLVVYDYMHHFLTHKFAN, encoded by the exons ATGGTACAGCAAAGCGAAGGACCAGGCCTTCTGAAGCAGGCCGCTATTCAAATCGGTGCTGGGGGTTCGGCAGGTTTTGTAGAAGTATGTATAATGCATCCGATGGATCTAGTCAAGACACGCTTTCAGCTACAAGTCAAACCCACTGCCGCAGACCCGACATATTATACTGGGATTGTggattgtatgaaaaaaatgtatgtgaGCGAAGGTTTCGGTGCTTATTGGAAGGGAATTATACCCCCCATCATTGTTGAAACACCGAAAAGAGCTGTGAAG TTTTTTACCTTCGAGCAGTACAAACAATTCTTCCTGTTTGGGGCGAGCAGTCCGACACCATTA ACATTTTCATGCGCTGGATTTTTTGCCGGGGTTACAGAGGGTGCATTGGTGAACCCTTTCGAAGTTATAAAGGTTCAGTTGCAATCAAATCGTAAGAAAATGAAGGAAAGCCCATCAACCATTTTAGTTACCAAGGAAATAATACGAACCAAAGGCTTGGGTTTAAATGGTCTGTATAAAGGCCTTAGTGCAACCGTTTTGAGGAATGCAGTTTTCAACTCCGTTTACTTTGGATTCTATCATTCTGTCAAAAGCTATATACCACTGAACAATGATCCTTGGCTGGAATTCTTTACAAAG GTTGGCATAGGATTTACTTCCGGAACTTTAGCATCGTGTTTAAATATTCCATTCGATGTCGCAAAAAGTCGCATACAAGGACCACAGCCCCAACCAGATAGAGTGAAATACAAAGGAACGTTTAGGACTATTGCCATAGTGTACCGTGAAGAGGG ATTCCGAGCATTGTATAAAGGTTTGCTACCCAAAGTAGTGCGATTGGGACCTGGTGGAGCTATAATGCTTGTGGTCTATGATTACATGCATCACTTCCTCACACACAAATTCGCAAATTAA
- the LOC124184859 gene encoding ectonucleoside triphosphate diphosphohydrolase 5 isoform X1, with product MEMRKRKLEAQDGSSNNHYTAPRATKTMNRPNRTNIIMIIIIGIAVLVYIGISMGLKPVRMGSKALDRLAFSLNLQKPFYAVIIDAGSTGSRVLAFSFHESIINSNLILDDELFEQIKPGLSSFADNPAKGAESLEILINKAKTVIPKSEWQHTPLSMKATAGLRLLPKEKANKLLEECEKVFQNSGFLTSKNSVSIMDGTDEGIFSWFTVNFLLDRLTPQSHENTVAALDLGGGSTQVTFAPDSNHIKDQEKHIFSINAFNNNISIYTHSYLGMGLMAARKAILTYGQNLEIEENTPSAGSKVEIRSECINPIISTDWSYGGVNYVVKGPLNGTHKVVKTQNFGGVDEDRPVVRFAECLQIVRNYVGTIVNKPLGLENREIMAFSYYFDRATEVGLIDPFAGGVVTVGTFLKQATESCDYPNTDQPFICLDLTFIYVLLRDGFDLQPATKLQLYKKINSHELSWALGAAFNILQNGL from the exons ATGGAAATGAGGAAAAGAAAG TTGGAAGCACAAGATGGGAGCTCGAATAATCATTACACGGCACCGCGCGCGACGAAAACCATGAACCGCCCAAATAGGACTAAcattataatgataattataattggaATAGCTGTTCTGGTTTATATAGGGATATCCATGGGATTAAAACCAGTTAGGATGGGCAGTAAAGCTTTAGATCGTTTAGCGTTTTCGCTTAATCTTCAGAAACCGTTTTACGCGGTGATTATCGATGCAGGTTCAACCGGAAGCCGTGTACTGGCTTTTAGTTTCCACGAATcgataataaattcaaatttaattctgGACGATGAATTATTTGAGCAGATAAAACCAGGGCTGAGTTCTTTTGCCGATAATCCAGCAAAAGGTGCTGAATCTCtggaaattttaataaacaaaGCCAAAACTGTTATACCAAAATCAGAATGGCAACATACTCCCCTAAGTATGAAAGCAACGGCTGGTTTAAGGCTATTACCAAAAGAAAAGGCCAACAAATTGCTCGAAGAATGTGAAAAggtgtttcaaaattcaggttttttaACTTCTAAAAACTCAGTATCCATAATGGACGGTACTGATGAAGGAATATTTTCCTGGTTCACAGTCAATTTTTTACTAGATCGTCTAACGCCACAAAGTCATGAAAACACAGTAGCAGCATTAGATTTGGGTGGTGGGTCCACACAAGTAACTTTTGCACCTGATAGTAATCATATTAAAGATCAAGAAAAGCATATATTTTCCATCAATGCCTTCAACAATAATATAAGCATTTATACTCATAGCTATTTAGGCATGGGGCTTATGGCAGCTAGGAAAGCAATTTTAACATATGGCCAGAATCTAGAAATAGAGGAAAACACCCCTTCTGCAGGATCTAAAGTAGAGATACGTTCGGAATGTATTAATCCTATAATATCCACTGACTGGAGTTACGGCGGAGTAAATTACGTAGTTAAAGGTCCACTCAATGGAACCCATAAAGTTGTAAAGACCCAAAACTTTGGTGGGGTCGACGAGGACAGACCAGTTGTCAGATTCGCGGAATGTTTGCAAATTGTCAGGAATTATGTTGGCACGATTGTCAACAAACCACTGGGATTAGAGAACCGAGAAATTATGGCATTCTCGTattactttgatcgagccacGGAAGTGGGACTCATTGACCCGTTTGCTGGCGGAGTTGTTACAGTTGGTACTTTCTTGAAACAAGCCACAGAAAGCTGCGACTATCCGAATACCGACCAACCATTCATATGCTTGGACTTGACATTCATTTATGTCTTACTTCGAGATGGCTTTGATTTACAACCAGCAACTAAATTACAA ttgtacaaaaaaattaattctcacGAATTGAGCTGGGCTCTCGGGGCAGCTTTCAACATTTTGCAGAATGGGCTCTGA
- the LOC124184861 gene encoding uncharacterized protein C19orf47 homolog isoform X1, translating into MTLQILPSLSSLHKEHQRHLCSGSYLFTSSSCPCVVCMHPRPLGAIYKMAVSLSAYWVKFFIGAGFPQDVATKHAVVFSNNRIHPDMLPELDKPSLKEMGITLMGDMIAILRYAKKVVEETTCEKFLVDSEGSIVSKITAKPVLKKPAIKMVTRSATPGKVKTEPENTTKVMKNTANAATTSSDMAKKKPVAAKVVSRVIERPKSQVSLKRKLDSCSDDYESEASDEDWDNNNPKKIAPEDEVGYKVIMPKGTTLRSRKILKKVLEQKRTVFDRLGDSSVTSTTNLAETATPTFNVTGLGKEVFKRNSSVFNRLGDKDGKKEQLPYVGILKNGTSSTATPGILKNSSTRLGNTILTTTKVVKMASKPTGGTMRADQEKKQKIVLGKAKQLVRVNKKITINNPSPTTTKVIRKLATSSKLASQQASALPAKARLGVTKLSPVKQVTFNKTATVKRLVKPGVFSRLGV; encoded by the exons ATGACATTGCAAATACTCCCTTCCCTGTCTTCGTTGCACAAGGAACACCAGCGCCATCTTTGTTCAGGCAGCTATTTGTTTACATCGAGTTCATGCCCTTGTGTAGTCTGCATGCATCCACGGCCGTTGGGTGCGATTTACAAAATGGCCGTGTCCCTGTCAG CATACTGGGTAAAGTTCTTCATCGGAGCTGGTTTCCCTCAAGATGTCGCAACCAAACATGCGGTTGTATTTTCGAACAATCGTATCCATCCGGATATGTTGCCGGAACTTGATAAGCCGAGTCTGAAAGAGATGGGGATAACTTTGATGGGAGATATGATAGCGATCTTGCGATATGCAAAAAAAGTCGTCGAGGAGACtacgtgtgaaaaatttctggtaGATTCTGAAGGTTCGATAGTGTCAAAGATTACAGCTAAGCCTGTATTGAAAAAGCCAGCTATTAAAATGGTAACCAGAAGTGCCACACCTGGTAAAGTCAAAACAGAACCAGAAAACACTACAAAGGTAATGAAAAACACAGCCAATGCAGCAACGACCTCGTCAGATATGGCTAAAAAGAAACCTGTAGCTGCTAAAGTTGTATCGCGTGTTATTGAAAGGCCAAAATCCCAAGTATCTcttaaaagaaaattagatTCGTGTTCCGACGATTATGAGAGCGAAGCTAGCGACGAAGACTgggataataataatccaaaaaaaattgcacctGAAGATGAGGTTGGGTATAAAGTAATAATGCCTAAAGGCACAACACTGAGAAGTCgtaagatattgaaaaaagttttggaACAAAAAAGGACAGTGTTCGATCGCCTTGGCGATAGTTCGGTTACCAGTACGACAAACCTTGCAGAAACGGCAACACCTACCTTTAACGTTACAGGATTAGGAAAAGAAGTGTTCAAAAGAAATTCGAGTGTTTTTAACAGGCTGGGAGATAAAGACGGTAAAAAAGAGCAGCTACCTTACGTTGGAATTCTGAAGAATGGTACAAGCAGCACTGCGACACCTGGcatcttgaaaaattcttcaaccAGACTGGGAAATACAATCCTAACAACAACAAAGGTGGTCAAGATGGCCTCAAAGCCTACCGGTGGCACCATGCGAGCTGAccaagagaaaaaacaaaaaattgttctcgGCAAAGCAAAGCAGTTGGTACGAGTCAATAAGAAAATCACCATCAATAACCCCTCACCTACCACTACGAAAGTCATCCGAAAGCTCGCTACTTCAAGCAAACTGG CCTCGCAGCAAGCATCCGCTTTGCCTGCAAAAGCCCGCCTTGGTGTGACAAAATTGTCACCAGTAAAGCAAGTAACGTTTAACAAGACTGCAACCGTGAAAAGACTCGTGAAGCCAGGGGTCTTCAGCAGACTTGGAGTCTGA
- the LOC124184873 gene encoding uncharacterized protein LOC124184873: MSSGKRYDIASESSSDEDYRRRRYKHSYSSNEKFDDYDEDNCKTLKKADRSSSSLDVTMRGGRSHSKRPCMNKNAQAARENRIRKKKHLEQNSGLAEFTRLLGKLLKVHA; the protein is encoded by the exons ATGTCGTCGGGAAAACGTTACGATATCGCGAGCGAAAGTTCTTCGGACGAAGATTACCGGCGCAGGAGGTATAAGCATTCGTACTCAAGTAACGAGAAGTTTGACGATTACGACGAAGATAATtgtaaaacattgaaaaaggCGGACAGGTCGTCGAGCTCGTTGGACGTGACGATGAGAGGCGGCCGAAGCCATTCGAAGAGGCCGTGTATGAACAAGAACGCTCAAGCAGCCAGAGAAAACAGAATACGGAAGAAGAAACACTTGGAACAG AACAGTGGCTTGGCAGAGTTCACACGGCTGTTGGGGAAATTATTAAAAG TCCATGCATAA